A portion of the Sphingobacteriales bacterium genome contains these proteins:
- a CDS encoding carbon-nitrogen hydrolase: MLLLIAAYNFWAASGRMKSVQSLFPRYVIGNYESYGTNTGNGNVLALSPYLHTYDFSSEQAYYNMLHYYLNLAQQKKLLNDSTVVVLPEYIGTWLVAANEKTGIYKDTSVTDALKNIVYSNLGKFGWAYLFTNAKEKGKEAVFKMKAAKMRDIYQHTFSKLSKEFGVTIVAGSVVLPEPYVQNGKIEIHKGGSLHNIAAVFDKNGKVLSPLTKKRFPIEEELSFSTGVVKEKIPVYRTPAGNLAVLICADAWYPENFSEIADKPIDMLAVPSFVTGENTMQEQWNGYSGATTPSDVDKADVKQITEQEAWMKYSAQRLAALPGLKAGMQVFLRGDLWNLGTDGNTLFSATSTMQLTKTPEEKTGSLVNCWLPAKTTR; the protein is encoded by the coding sequence TTGTTACTGTTGATAGCAGCCTACAATTTCTGGGCGGCCTCAGGCAGAATGAAATCCGTACAATCACTCTTCCCGAGATACGTTATCGGCAATTATGAAAGTTACGGAACGAATACAGGCAACGGAAATGTTCTGGCGTTATCACCATACCTGCATACCTATGATTTTTCATCGGAGCAGGCGTATTACAACATGCTGCATTACTACCTGAACCTCGCACAGCAAAAGAAATTACTCAATGATTCTACAGTGGTTGTGCTGCCCGAGTACATCGGAACATGGCTGGTGGCGGCGAATGAAAAAACCGGAATCTATAAAGACACATCTGTGACGGATGCCCTGAAGAACATTGTATACTCCAACCTCGGGAAATTCGGGTGGGCATACCTGTTTACAAATGCAAAAGAAAAGGGTAAAGAAGCCGTCTTTAAAATGAAAGCGGCAAAGATGCGGGACATCTATCAGCATACGTTTTCAAAACTTTCTAAAGAATTTGGCGTAACCATAGTAGCCGGTTCTGTTGTTTTGCCGGAACCTTACGTGCAAAACGGAAAAATAGAAATTCATAAAGGCGGCAGCCTCCATAACATCGCTGCGGTGTTTGATAAAAACGGAAAGGTGCTTTCTCCTTTGACAAAAAAGCGCTTCCCGATTGAAGAGGAACTGTCTTTTTCCACAGGCGTGGTCAAAGAAAAAATCCCGGTGTATCGTACCCCTGCCGGAAATTTGGCGGTGCTGATTTGTGCGGATGCCTGGTACCCTGAAAACTTCAGCGAAATAGCGGATAAACCAATCGACATGCTGGCGGTTCCATCTTTTGTAACAGGCGAGAATACCATGCAGGAACAATGGAATGGGTACAGCGGTGCAACCACCCCTTCGGATGTAGATAAGGCTGATGTGAAGCAGATAACGGAACAGGAGGCATGGATGAAATACAGTGCACAGAGACTTGCTGCCCTGCCGGGGTTGAAAGCGGGCATGCAGGTGTTTCTCCGCGGCGATTTATGGAACCTGGGCACGGATGGAAATACGCTCTTTAGTGCAACGAGTACGATGCAGCTGACGAAAACCCCGGAAGAAAAAACGGGCTCTTTGGTGAACTGCTGGCTGCCCGCAAAAACTACCCGGTAG
- a CDS encoding glycosyltransferase: protein MITLVFALYNEEKRIYLLEQGLKEYNNQHQLIKEIIFVDDGSTDSTVRYLRQMQSKYPQFNIKIIPVQTNRGKGNAVKEGIMTVTQPWVLCNDADLSYSMDQIDEWVNMEWIDFTKINEVYFGSRELGKDNQEMKLFLHRRIIGRIYAFFIQQITGISVRDTQCGYKLYPSSLAKQVFNNISEERFAFDVEVHFLLKKLNISINFLPVRCIDIKGSKVHLISDSWQMFRALFRIKKRHG from the coding sequence ATGATTACATTGGTTTTTGCATTATATAACGAGGAAAAGAGGATTTATCTGCTGGAACAGGGATTGAAAGAATATAATAACCAGCATCAGCTGATTAAAGAAATCATATTTGTGGATGATGGCAGTACGGATTCTACCGTCAGGTATCTGCGACAGATGCAATCCAAATATCCTCAATTTAATATCAAGATTATCCCGGTTCAAACCAACAGAGGCAAGGGTAATGCGGTTAAAGAAGGTATCATGACAGTAACACAACCCTGGGTACTTTGCAATGATGCCGACCTTTCCTATTCCATGGATCAGATTGACGAGTGGGTGAATATGGAGTGGATTGACTTTACAAAAATAAATGAGGTATACTTCGGATCGAGAGAACTAGGCAAAGACAATCAGGAAATGAAGCTGTTCTTGCATAGGAGAATTATTGGCAGGATCTATGCTTTCTTTATACAGCAGATAACAGGCATTTCCGTCAGGGATACACAGTGTGGGTATAAGCTATATCCATCCTCATTGGCAAAACAGGTTTTTAATAATATATCGGAAGAGCGATTTGCCTTTGACGTTGAAGTACATTTTTTGCTGAAGAAACTGAATATTAGCATTAACTTCCTGCCTGTTAGATGCATTGACATAAAGGGGTCTAAAGTTCATCTTATTAGTGATAGCTGGCAAATGTTCAGGGCGTTGTTTCGGATAAAAAAGAGGCATGGATAG